A single genomic interval of Oryza sativa Japonica Group chromosome 7, ASM3414082v1 harbors:
- the LOC4342441 gene encoding glycosyltransferase BC10-like, translating to MSSSPLVLTVLLFASLTWLVVLAPRSSSPPATATPSPPVVGDGVGGGGEDGDLALFRRATLDGGEGAAAMAVAEPKVAFLFLTNSELTFAPLWERFFEGHGERLNVYVHADPAARLMMPPTRSFKGRFVAAGPTKRADATLIAAARRLLAAALVDDAANAYFALLSQHCIPVHSFRHLHATLFPPPAAAAAAARRQRRLPSYIEVLDGEPQMASRYAARGEGAMLPEVPFDRFRVGSQFFTLARRHAALVVGERRLWDKFRQPCLDQNACYPEEHYFPTLLDMADPAGVARYTLTHVNWAGSVHGHPHTYTAAEVSAELVADLRRPKKNTTHDYMFARKFSPDCLAPLMDIADAILFND from the coding sequence atgtcgtcgtcgccgttggtGCTTACTGTCCTCTTGTTTGCGTCGCTGACCTGGCTGGTGGTTCTTGCCCcgcgctcctcgtcgccgccggcgacggcgacgccgtcgccgcctgtgGTGGGTGATGGGGTGGGTGGAGGTGGGGAGGATGGTGATCTCGCGCTGTTCCGGCGAGCCACgctggacggcggcgagggggcggcggcgatggcggtggcggagccTAAGGTGGCGTTCTTGTTCCTCACCAACTCGGAGCTCACGTTCGCGCCGCTGTGGGAGAGGTTCTTCGAGGGGCATGGCGAGAGGCTGAACGTGTACGTGCACGCCGACCCGGCGGCGCGGCTGATGATGCCGCCGACGAGGTCGTTCAAGGGGCGGTTCGTGGCGGCGgggccgacgaagcgcgccgaCGCGACGCTgatcgccgcggcgcgccgcctgctcgccgccgcgctggtggaCGACGCCGCGAACGCCTACTTCGCGCTGCTGTCGCAGCACTGCATCCCCGTCCACTCCTTCCGCCACCTCCACGCGACGCTGTTCCCgccccccgccgcggcggccgcggcggcgcgccgccaacgccgcctcCCGAGCTACATCGAGGTGCTCGACGGCGAGCCGCAGATGGCGTCGCGGtacgcggcgcgcggcgagggcgcCATGCTTCCCGAGGTCCCGTTCGACCGGTTCCGCGTGGGCTCCCAGTTCTTCACACTcgcgcggcgccacgccgcgcTCGTTGTCGGCGAGCGCCGCCTCTGGGACAAGTTCCGGCAGCCGTGCCTGGACCAGAACGCGTGCTACCCGGAGGAGCACTACTTCCCGACGCTGCTCGACATGGCCGACCCCGCCGGCGTCGCGCGGTACACGCTGACGCACGTCAACTGGGCCGGCAGCGTGCACGGCCACCCGCACACGtacacggcggcggaggtgtcggcggagctcgtcgccgaccTCCGCCGCCCCAAGAAGAACACCACCCACGACTACATGTTCGCGCGCAAGTTCTCGCCGGATTGCCTCGCCCCGCTCATGGACATCGCCGACGCCATCCTCTTCAACGATTGA
- the LOC4342442 gene encoding F-box/FBD/LRR-repeat protein At1g13570, with product MDDATTTKRKRPVIRFNDLPTDILIGIISRLPIKEAARTSILSSHWKKIWCSHVNLEFSFYSMSPRLASTSHDARLRMKMFIERVSQVFAQHSGLSVQKIAIQGKLDNEHADHINRWLSFVSATKTKDLTFDFKSRYPREGPYDFPFKFFGAMDSSYLLSMRLSAVSLNPPVDFKAFLNLKRLKLEHTNITDENMQILISNCNALEFLGIVDCGKLTRLSTSHLWNQLKHLHVESCHLLKEIELNLGLTKLGYKGTLIPLSPPGPLLLTNVCMKLQHARSSLGYIFTNLPSTLLHLETLSLQCSELERAILPENHIKFMYLKHLRLQLRHPVTEKKIDLLDFACLLEAAPLLQKFELHMWMPLHHQRYREEAHGELRSLPPQPHAHLRLVHISGFIGMKDQLELSLHILRNSAMIRAMKVDPKPLFALPCISMLSPLEGFQYLDGYEVAIEYLCREDHNNVVDVSEIRREEVETLSVCELVYPDCVRLTRKANSSS from the exons atGGATGATGCTACTACGACCAAAAGGAAAAGACCAGTGATTCGTTTCAATGACCTACCTACG GATATATTGATTGGTATCATATCCCGGCTGCCGATAAAAGAGGCGGCAAGGACGAGTATATTATCAAGCCACTGGAAAAAAATCTGGTGTTCCCATGTAAACTTGGAATTCTCCTTCTACTCGATGTCGCCAAGATTAGCTTCGACCTCACATGATGCACGGCTTAGGATGAAAATGTTCATCGAGAGAGTCAGTCAAGTCTTTGCGCAACACAGTGGTCTAAGTGTTCAGAAAATAGCAATCCAAGGTAAGTTGGATAATGAACATGCAGACCACATAAACAGATGGCTCAGCTTTGTTAGTGCTACTAAAACGAAAGATCTTACTTTTGATTTCAAATCCCGGTATCCTAGAGAGGGGCCCTATGATTTCCCTTTTAAGTTTTTCGGTGCTATGGACAGTTCATATTTGCTGTCCATGAGGCTTAGTGCTGTTTCTCTGAACCCGCCTGTGGATTTCAAAGCCTTTCTGAACCTTAAAAGGCTCAAGTTAGAACACACAAATATTACTGATGAAAACATGCAGATTTTGATCTCCAACTGCAATGCCTTGGAGTTTCTTGGTATCGTTGATTGTGGGAAGCTCACAAGATTGTCGACATCGCACCTTTGGAACCAGCTTAAACATTTGCATGTCGAGAGCTGCCATCTGCTTAAAGAGATAGAGTTGAATCTTGGCCTGACGAAACTTGGGTACAAGGGCACACTGATACCGTTGTCACCTCCTGGGCCATTGCTGCTAACGAATGTCTGCATGAAGCTGCAACACGCTCGTTCCTCTCTTGGATATATCTTCACCAATCTTCCAAGCACGCTGCTCCATCTCGAGACGCTGAGTTTGCAATGTTCAGAACTCGAG AGGGCTATTTTGCCAGAAAATCATATCAAATTTATGTATCTAAAGCATTTGAGGTTGCAATTGAGACACCCTGTGACGGAAAAGAAGATTGATCTTCTTGACTTTGCCTGCCTACTGGAAGCTGCTCCTTTACTGCAAAAGTTTGAATTACAT atgtgGATGCCCCTTCACCATCAACGGTATCGCGAAGAAGCTCATGGCGAGCTACGGAGTCTTCCACCGCAGCCTCATGCCCATCTCAGGCTTGTACACATAAGTGGATTCATCGGCATGAAAGACCAATTGGAGCTGTCACTGCACATTCTCAGAAATTCCGCCATGATCAGGGCGATGAAGGTCGACCCCAAGCCGCTCTTCGCCCTTCCTTGTATATCGATGCTGTCACCCTTGGAAGGGTTTCAGTATCTTGATGGGTATGAGGTCGCCATTGAATATCTCTGCAGAGAAGACCACAACAATGTTGTCGATGTTTCTGAAATTCGTCGCGAGGAGGTCGAAACGCTCTCGGTTTGTGAGCTGGTTTATCCAGATTGTGTTCGCCTTACCCGTAAGGCCAATTCCTCTTCCTGA